From the genome of Ignavibacteriales bacterium, one region includes:
- a CDS encoding 1-deoxy-D-xylulose-5-phosphate synthase, translating to MSEVEKYPVLSKVNYPSDIKQMDITELKGLCKDIREYLVDTISEIGGHFGGGLGTVELTVAIHKVFNTPYDLVVWDTGHQAYPHKILTGRKEALKKIRRLNGISGFLKRSESEYDSFGAGHATTSISAALGMAAARDLNNEPNRKVIAIIGDGAMTGGMAYEAMNNSGVLKSDIIVVLNDNNMSIAPNVWQISNYFTEMISHPEYNKFKGQVWDLTGKLDHFGDRLRRIAARLESGIKAVVTPGMLFEALGFRYFGPVNGHNMHQLVKIFEQIKELKGPILIHAITEKGKGYKPAEGHSQRLHASTPFDKLTGEAIKKSGGPASYTKIFGEALVEIVKNNPKVIGITGAMPDGTGLDYLQKACPKNYFDVGIAEEHGITFAAGMATQGIIPVVAIYSTFLQRGFDQIIHDIALQKLHVVFVMDRAGLVGADGPTHHGVFDISYLRMIPGMVIMAPKDEAELRDMLFTAVEYKNGPIALRYPRGSVLGVEIKEDFRKLEIGKAEKLVDGGDVALLALGSMVDYSIKAATKLKQQGISCEVINMRFAKPIDTEMLDIVAEKFKKIITLEENNLPGGFGSAVAEYFISKNYKNDLQFIGIPDKFVDHGTQEELHKILEIDPDGIVERVKEFTHLKKINNEVSV from the coding sequence ATGTCTGAAGTTGAAAAATATCCTGTCCTTTCCAAAGTAAATTATCCGTCGGATATTAAACAGATGGATATTACGGAGTTAAAAGGACTTTGTAAGGATATTCGTGAATATCTTGTTGATACTATTTCTGAAATTGGCGGACACTTTGGCGGCGGTTTAGGAACAGTGGAACTAACTGTAGCAATCCACAAAGTTTTTAATACACCTTACGATCTGGTTGTTTGGGACACCGGCCATCAAGCATATCCACATAAAATTTTAACCGGAAGAAAAGAAGCTTTAAAAAAGATTAGAAGATTAAACGGTATCAGCGGGTTTCTTAAACGAAGTGAGAGCGAGTATGATTCTTTTGGTGCTGGTCATGCAACCACTTCTATCTCTGCTGCGCTTGGCATGGCTGCTGCTCGTGATCTTAACAATGAACCGAATCGAAAAGTCATCGCAATAATCGGCGATGGTGCAATGACGGGAGGTATGGCTTACGAAGCCATGAATAATTCAGGAGTTTTAAAATCTGATATAATTGTGGTTTTAAATGATAATAACATGTCAATAGCTCCCAATGTTTGGCAGATTTCTAATTACTTTACGGAAATGATTTCACATCCTGAATACAATAAATTTAAAGGACAGGTTTGGGATCTTACAGGAAAGCTTGATCACTTTGGCGATAGATTAAGAAGAATTGCAGCACGCCTTGAAAGTGGAATAAAAGCAGTTGTAACTCCGGGAATGTTATTTGAAGCATTAGGTTTTAGATATTTTGGACCGGTTAACGGACACAATATGCACCAGCTTGTAAAAATATTTGAGCAGATAAAAGAATTAAAAGGGCCAATTTTAATTCATGCTATTACGGAAAAAGGAAAAGGTTACAAGCCTGCTGAAGGACATAGTCAACGACTTCACGCTTCAACTCCATTTGATAAATTGACGGGTGAAGCTATTAAAAAATCGGGAGGGCCAGCATCCTACACAAAAATATTTGGCGAGGCTTTAGTTGAGATTGTGAAAAACAATCCTAAAGTAATCGGTATAACTGGTGCAATGCCGGATGGTACTGGTTTAGATTATCTGCAAAAAGCATGTCCTAAAAATTATTTTGATGTTGGAATTGCAGAAGAACACGGTATTACATTTGCGGCAGGTATGGCTACCCAAGGAATCATTCCGGTTGTTGCAATTTATTCTACATTCTTGCAACGCGGGTTTGATCAGATAATTCATGATATTGCATTACAAAAGTTGCACGTTGTTTTTGTTATGGATAGAGCCGGATTGGTCGGAGCAGATGGCCCAACTCATCACGGAGTTTTTGATATTTCATATCTTCGTATGATTCCGGGAATGGTGATCATGGCTCCTAAAGATGAAGCTGAATTGCGGGATATGCTTTTTACTGCGGTTGAATATAAAAACGGTCCGATTGCATTAAGATATCCAAGAGGCTCAGTACTCGGAGTAGAAATAAAAGAAGATTTTAGAAAACTTGAAATCGGTAAAGCAGAGAAACTAGTTGATGGAGGTGATGTTGCTTTGCTTGCACTTGGTTCGATGGTTGACTATTCAATAAAAGCTGCCACTAAACTTAAACAGCAGGGAATTAGCTGTGAAGTAATTAATATGCGATTTGCAAAACCAATTGATACTGAAATGTTAGATATAGTTGCAGAAAAGTTTAAAAAAATAATTACGCTGGAAGAGAATAATTTGCCTGGCGGTTTTGGCAGTGCTGTTGCTGAATATTTCATTTCAAAAAATTATAAAAATGATTTACAATTTATCGGAATACCAGATAAATTTGTTGATCATGGTACACAAGAAGAATTACATAAAATTCTCGAAATCGATCCGGATGGAATTGTTGAAAGAGTTAAAGAATTCACTCACTTAAAAAAGATTAATAATGAGGTTTCTGTCTAA
- the xseB gene encoding exodeoxyribonuclease VII small subunit yields the protein MSKKKSSNNFEDKLARLEEITTALENSQNGLEDSIQLFEEGVKLSKECLTVLEKAELKVTVLKKDLNEINNLEED from the coding sequence ATGAGTAAGAAAAAATCATCTAATAATTTTGAAGATAAATTAGCGCGCCTTGAAGAAATTACAACTGCTTTAGAAAATAGTCAAAACGGGTTGGAAGACTCAATACAGCTTTTTGAAGAAGGTGTAAAGTTATCCAAAGAATGTTTAACTGTTTTGGAAAAAGCTGAACTAAAAGTTACAGTTTTAAAAAAAGATCTAAATGAAATTAATAATTTAGAAGAAGATTAA